Proteins from a genomic interval of Haemorhous mexicanus isolate bHaeMex1 chromosome Z, bHaeMex1.pri, whole genome shotgun sequence:
- the LOC132322344 gene encoding aquaporin-7-like isoform X1, with protein sequence MEEESGQQWFCSGSQESTGFFKKAGRTMLEKTKKVFRINNLTIRQMLAEALGMFILMVFGLASVAQVVLGKGNSGQYLSINIAFGIGVTLGIYAAGAISGAHLNAAITVTQCVLGNISTKTLVAYIIGQFLGSFSAAATIFALYYDAIYDYTNGSFTVTGPTATAMIFATYPASNVSLQGAFFTEFTATAMLILGILVIHDEKNNGAVKGAQPMLTGILVVGIGLGMGLNTGYAINPSRDLPPRIFTAIAGWGMDVFSADHCWWWIPVAAPVLGSLFGVLLYKLLIEFHIQPCQETEPEKEQADMETSRL encoded by the exons atggaggaggaatCAGGACAGCAATGGTtctgctctggcagccag GAGAGCACAGGCTTCTTCAAGAAGGCGGGGAGGACAATGCTGGAGAAGACTAAGAAGGTGTTCAGGATTAATAACCTTACCATAAGGCAGATGCTGGCAGAAGCACTGGGAATGTTCATCCTCATG GTTTTTGGCTTGGCCTCTGTGGCACAAGTGGTATTGGGAAAAGGAAACTCTGGTCAGTATCTGAGCATCAACATAGCATTTGGCATTGGCGTTACCTTGGGTATCTATGCGGCTGGAGCAATATCTG GAGCTCATCTGAATGCTGCCATCACTGTTACACAGTGTGTTTTAGGAAACATCTCCACAAAAACGCTTGTAGCTTATATAATCGGCCAGTTCCTGGGCTCcttttcagcagcagccaccatcTTTGCTCTCTATTACG ATGCTATTTATGACTACACCAATGGGAGCTTTACAGTGACAGGACCAACTGCCACAGCGATGATCTTCGCTACGTACCCTGCTTCCAATGTGTCCTTGCAGGGAGCTTTCTTCACAGAG tttACAGCAACAGCGATGCTGATCCTGGGTATTCTAGTCATCCACGACGAGAAAAACAACGGAGCCGTCAAAGGCGCTCAGCCCATGCTCACGGGTATACTGGTCGTGGGCATCGGTCTGGGAATGGGACTGAACACAGGCTATGCCATAAACCCCTCCAGGGACCTGCCCCCACGGATCTTCACGGCAATTGCTGGCTGGGGAATGGACGTCTTCTC GGCTGATCATTGCTGGTGGTGGATCCCAGTCGCAGCTCCAGTTCTTGGAAGTCTTTTTGGTGTTCTACTCTACAAACTCTTAATTGAATTTCACATCCAGCCTTGCCAGGAAACTGAACCTGAGAAAGAACAGGCAGACATGGAGACTTCCAGACTGTGA
- the LOC132322344 gene encoding aquaporin-3-like isoform X2, which translates to MEEESGQQWFCSGSQESTGFFKKAGRTMLEKTKKVFRINNLTIRQMLAEALGMFILMVFGLASVAQVVLGKGNSGQYLSINIAFGIGVTLGIYAAGAISDAIYDYTNGSFTVTGPTATAMIFATYPASNVSLQGAFFTEFTATAMLILGILVIHDEKNNGAVKGAQPMLTGILVVGIGLGMGLNTGYAINPSRDLPPRIFTAIAGWGMDVFSADHCWWWIPVAAPVLGSLFGVLLYKLLIEFHIQPCQETEPEKEQADMETSRL; encoded by the exons atggaggaggaatCAGGACAGCAATGGTtctgctctggcagccag GAGAGCACAGGCTTCTTCAAGAAGGCGGGGAGGACAATGCTGGAGAAGACTAAGAAGGTGTTCAGGATTAATAACCTTACCATAAGGCAGATGCTGGCAGAAGCACTGGGAATGTTCATCCTCATG GTTTTTGGCTTGGCCTCTGTGGCACAAGTGGTATTGGGAAAAGGAAACTCTGGTCAGTATCTGAGCATCAACATAGCATTTGGCATTGGCGTTACCTTGGGTATCTATGCGGCTGGAGCAATATCTG ATGCTATTTATGACTACACCAATGGGAGCTTTACAGTGACAGGACCAACTGCCACAGCGATGATCTTCGCTACGTACCCTGCTTCCAATGTGTCCTTGCAGGGAGCTTTCTTCACAGAG tttACAGCAACAGCGATGCTGATCCTGGGTATTCTAGTCATCCACGACGAGAAAAACAACGGAGCCGTCAAAGGCGCTCAGCCCATGCTCACGGGTATACTGGTCGTGGGCATCGGTCTGGGAATGGGACTGAACACAGGCTATGCCATAAACCCCTCCAGGGACCTGCCCCCACGGATCTTCACGGCAATTGCTGGCTGGGGAATGGACGTCTTCTC GGCTGATCATTGCTGGTGGTGGATCCCAGTCGCAGCTCCAGTTCTTGGAAGTCTTTTTGGTGTTCTACTCTACAAACTCTTAATTGAATTTCACATCCAGCCTTGCCAGGAAACTGAACCTGAGAAAGAACAGGCAGACATGGAGACTTCCAGACTGTGA